Proteins from one Nitrospirota bacterium genomic window:
- a CDS encoding M48 family metalloprotease — protein MKSLTFIKSISLYASIILLIIFISSCATNPVTGEKEFVLISEEEELSIGTQNYPVTTQMNNGPFMDDELQKYVSNVGRRLGAVSHRQNLPFEFNVVNSSDYNAFCLPGGKISITRGLLMNLENEDQLAGILGHEIGHATARHSAKQMSRATITTALLVSLDAVLAVKDIKNRELYSLGSNFGAYLMLMKYSRDQERQSDDLGLMYMEKAGYNPAGLKQSMEILQRAHKSEPSKLENLFMTHPLTTERVDAISRELNTTYKGSASRGFKTDEFSRKTAHLKDLRDAYALYDKGDAAIGKKDYKTAEGEYRKALELHKDAIFYSGLAFALLKQDKTEDARIAIDASVRIEPDLFGSRFLAGALYYKSDKYQTSLDHMLAADRLIPDVSQVKLYIARCYEGLNNREEAATYYKDTLRLDQNGEAGKEARGKLVKWGLIK, from the coding sequence ATGAAGAGTCTGACTTTTATTAAGTCTATTTCCTTATATGCGTCCATTATCCTTCTTATCATCTTTATAAGTTCATGTGCCACGAATCCTGTTACAGGTGAAAAGGAATTTGTCCTGATATCTGAAGAAGAGGAGTTGAGTATCGGCACCCAAAATTATCCTGTAACCACACAGATGAACAACGGCCCTTTCATGGATGATGAGCTCCAGAAGTATGTAAGCAACGTTGGAAGACGCCTTGGTGCGGTAAGCCACAGACAAAACCTCCCATTTGAATTTAATGTGGTCAATTCCTCTGACTATAATGCATTCTGTCTACCAGGAGGAAAGATCAGCATCACAAGGGGGCTCCTGATGAACCTTGAAAACGAGGACCAGCTTGCAGGGATACTTGGACATGAGATAGGTCACGCAACTGCAAGGCATTCTGCAAAGCAGATGAGCCGGGCAACCATCACCACAGCACTCCTTGTCAGCCTCGATGCAGTGCTCGCTGTCAAGGATATAAAAAACAGGGAGTTGTACAGCCTTGGCTCAAACTTCGGCGCCTATCTGATGCTCATGAAATACAGCAGGGATCAGGAGCGGCAGTCTGACGACCTCGGCCTTATGTACATGGAAAAGGCTGGCTATAATCCAGCAGGACTTAAACAGTCCATGGAGATCCTGCAGAGGGCACACAAGAGCGAGCCTTCAAAACTTGAAAACCTGTTTATGACCCACCCATTGACAACGGAAAGGGTAGATGCCATCAGCAGGGAATTGAACACGACATACAAGGGTTCTGCATCAAGGGGGTTTAAGACAGATGAGTTCAGCAGAAAGACCGCGCATCTAAAGGACCTTAGAGATGCCTATGCCCTTTACGATAAGGGTGATGCGGCCATTGGAAAGAAGGATTACAAGACTGCCGAAGGCGAATACAGAAAGGCGCTTGAGCTCCACAAGGATGCAATATTTTATTCAGGCCTTGCCTTTGCATTGCTTAAGCAGGATAAGACAGAGGATGCAAGGATCGCAATAGATGCATCTGTCAGGATAGAGCCTGATCTCTTTGGTTCAAGGTTTCTGGCAGGCGCCCTATATTACAAATCGGATAAATATCAGACGTCCCTTGACCACATGCTTGCTGCTGACAGGCTTATCCCTGATGTTTCGCAGGTGAAACTCTATATTGCAAGGTGTTACGAAGGGCTTAATAACAGGGAAGAGGCAGCGACATATTATAAAGATACTCTAAGGCTTGACCAAAATGGTGAGGCAGGAAAAGAGGCACGGGGAAAATTGGTTAAATGGGGTTTAATAAAGTAG
- a CDS encoding polysaccharide deacetylase family protein, whose protein sequence is MTHHIHKILCVVFIIQLAIIFSASSGSPESVSPTPKGRVMVLEYHKIDYPEAAWTRTPENFRKDLQRFYDKGYQLIRMDDFLENSIRVNKGKTPLILTFDDSSPGQLRFLPDGKGGYRVDPNCAVGILESFYATHPDFGLAAIFYVLPAANPPNKLFNQPEYAQEKLRYLVRKGFEIGNHTLWHATLSKQSPEGVRRQLALAVKAIQEAVPGYQVKSLSLPMGIYPKDTGTLLNGSYEGVSYQHKGVMMVTGGPAVPPSDKSYNPLRIPRIQAIESELNYWLRYFDKHPEERYTGQVR, encoded by the coding sequence ATGACACATCATATTCATAAGATTCTCTGCGTAGTATTTATCATCCAACTCGCCATTATATTTTCCGCCTCATCAGGCAGCCCTGAATCTGTTTCACCTACTCCCAAAGGCAGGGTCATGGTCCTTGAATATCACAAGATTGACTATCCTGAAGCCGCATGGACACGGACGCCTGAGAATTTCAGGAAAGACCTGCAGAGGTTTTACGATAAAGGGTATCAGCTCATCAGGATGGATGATTTTCTGGAAAACAGTATCCGCGTTAATAAAGGGAAGACACCACTCATCCTTACGTTCGATGACTCATCACCCGGACAACTCAGGTTCCTCCCTGATGGAAAGGGCGGTTACAGGGTGGATCCAAACTGTGCTGTCGGGATACTCGAATCTTTTTATGCAACACATCCTGACTTCGGGCTTGCTGCAATCTTCTATGTCCTGCCTGCTGCGAATCCGCCGAATAAACTCTTCAATCAGCCTGAGTATGCACAGGAAAAGCTTCGCTACCTCGTTCGAAAAGGCTTTGAGATCGGAAATCATACGCTGTGGCATGCGACACTGTCAAAACAAAGTCCGGAAGGTGTCCGGCGTCAGCTTGCACTTGCCGTGAAGGCAATCCAGGAGGCGGTTCCGGGATACCAGGTTAAATCCCTTTCCCTTCCAATGGGGATTTACCCAAAGGATACAGGCACACTCCTGAATGGTTCATACGAAGGTGTATCATATCAGCATAAGGGTGTGATGATGGTCACAGGCGGTCCAGCGGTTCCGCCCTCTGACAAATCCTATAACCCTCTCCGGATACCACGGATCCAGGCCATTGAGAGTGAACTTAATTACTGGCTGCGCTATTTCGATAAACACCCTGAAGAGCGGTATACGGGACAGGTGAGATAG
- a CDS encoding DUF2283 domain-containing protein, producing the protein MKVHYDADVDAVYIKLGNQKPDGVIEIAEGVNLDTTSENKIVGIEILNASRKMNIKTILTYELDLDKKVIQKSA; encoded by the coding sequence ATGAAGGTACATTATGATGCCGACGTTGATGCCGTTTATATCAAATTAGGCAATCAGAAACCTGACGGAGTTATTGAGATTGCTGAGGGCGTTAATTTAGATACAACATCTGAGAATAAAATTGTTGGCATAGAAATTCTTAACGCTTCCAGGAAGATGAACATTAAAACGATTCTCACGTATGAACTTGATCTTGACAAGAAAGTGATTCAGAAGTCTGCATAG
- a CDS encoding glutathione S-transferase family protein — MIFPKEHNEEGEFVRQGDQFRKWVTQDGSSGYPAESGRYHLYVSLACPWAHRTIIMRRLKGLEEVVGMTVVDPIRDERGWAFRNGPGYSEDPVNGFQFLSEAYRATAPYYNARVTVPVLWDKKTGRIVSNADDDIMRMFNSEFNTFTRSKIDFYPGPLRSEIDEINDFVYTNVNDGVYKAGFATTQDAYEREVRALFDALDMIEKRLRTNRYLVGSQITEADWRLFPTLIRFDAVYYGHFKCNIRRIIDYPNLYGYLRELYQYDGIAETVNFDHIKRHYYITHTDINPTGIVPVGPELDLNSSHGRDVVR, encoded by the coding sequence ATGATATTCCCCAAAGAACATAATGAGGAAGGTGAGTTCGTCAGGCAGGGAGACCAGTTCAGGAAGTGGGTGACACAGGACGGCTCAAGCGGCTATCCCGCTGAATCAGGCCGCTATCACCTCTATGTATCCCTTGCCTGCCCATGGGCGCACCGTACTATTATCATGCGAAGGTTAAAAGGGCTTGAAGAAGTCGTCGGCATGACGGTCGTTGATCCGATACGTGATGAGCGTGGATGGGCGTTTCGAAATGGGCCGGGCTACAGCGAGGACCCTGTCAATGGCTTTCAGTTCCTAAGCGAGGCATACAGGGCCACAGCCCCTTATTATAACGCCAGGGTTACAGTCCCGGTACTCTGGGATAAGAAGACAGGCCGGATTGTCTCAAACGCTGACGATGATATCATGCGCATGTTTAACAGCGAATTCAATACATTCACCAGGAGCAAGATTGATTTTTACCCCGGACCGCTCCGGTCAGAGATTGATGAGATAAATGACTTTGTTTATACGAATGTAAATGACGGCGTATACAAGGCAGGATTTGCAACCACACAGGATGCCTATGAACGGGAAGTCCGGGCGCTGTTCGATGCACTGGACATGATCGAGAAACGACTCAGGACAAACAGATACCTGGTGGGCAGTCAGATTACTGAGGCTGACTGGCGGCTGTTTCCAACTCTGATCCGCTTTGATGCGGTCTACTATGGCCATTTTAAGTGCAACATCCGGCGGATCATTGATTACCCAAACCTCTATGGATATTTAAGGGAGTTATACCAGTACGACGGGATTGCAGAGACGGTCAATTTTGACCACATTAAGCGGCACTACTACATCACCCATACTGACATCAATCCTACTGGCATCGTACCAGTCGGGCCTGAACTTGATTTAAACTCTTCGCACGGGCGTGATGTCGTCAGGTGA
- a CDS encoding NAD-dependent deacylase yields MDKTARVRSRISNASSITVLTGAGISADSGVPTFRGKDGLWRNFRAEELATPDAFRRDPVLVWEWYNWRREIIATKDPNAAHHSLVTLESHASSFTLITQNVDGLHGKAGSKNIAEIHGNIWKTRCTACGDVSHNFDVTINILPYCRKCNCLLRPHIVWFGESLDPADITKGMDALHSCEVLLVIGTSGVVQPAASFVSAAKGAGAYVVEINIEETPNSYLVDDVLTGRASDVVPLLT; encoded by the coding sequence GTGGACAAGACTGCCCGCGTACGCTCACGCATTTCAAACGCATCATCTATCACAGTCCTTACAGGTGCAGGTATATCTGCCGACAGCGGTGTGCCGACTTTCCGTGGAAAAGACGGCCTCTGGCGGAACTTCAGGGCAGAGGAGCTTGCAACACCGGATGCGTTCAGGAGAGATCCCGTGCTCGTGTGGGAGTGGTATAACTGGCGCCGGGAGATTATTGCCACTAAGGATCCGAATGCTGCACATCATTCGCTGGTGACACTGGAAAGTCATGCCAGCTCCTTTACACTGATTACCCAGAATGTGGATGGCCTCCATGGGAAGGCCGGCTCAAAGAATATCGCTGAGATACACGGGAATATATGGAAGACAAGGTGCACGGCGTGTGGTGATGTATCACATAATTTTGATGTCACGATAAATATTCTTCCATATTGCAGGAAGTGCAATTGCCTGTTAAGGCCCCATATCGTCTGGTTCGGTGAATCCCTGGACCCGGCAGACATTACAAAGGGCATGGATGCCCTGCACTCATGCGAGGTACTCCTCGTCATAGGCACATCAGGTGTTGTCCAACCCGCCGCCTCCTTTGTATCAGCAGCCAAAGGCGCAGGGGCGTATGTTGTAGAAATCAATATAGAGGAAACTCCGAACTCTTATCTTGTTGATGATGTGCTCACAGGACGGGCATCCGATGTGGTGCCATTACTCACCTGA
- a CDS encoding rhodanese-like domain-containing protein — MEHRIKIIFILILSIFLVYGIRHFVSAGPKEYEDISVSDFYGRFKDNPGIFLLDVRTPEEYRDVHVRGTSRLIPIEELERRIDEMKGLEEKEIYVICRSGRRSVTASKLLTGHGFKKVFNITGGVMEYKKMNYPVEQGGPIP, encoded by the coding sequence ATGGAACACAGAATTAAAATAATCTTTATCCTGATCCTATCCATATTTCTTGTCTATGGCATCAGGCATTTTGTGTCTGCCGGTCCAAAAGAGTATGAGGATATTTCTGTGTCTGACTTCTACGGCAGATTCAAAGATAATCCCGGGATATTCCTCCTCGACGTCAGGACTCCGGAGGAGTACCGTGATGTCCATGTTCGGGGGACAAGCCGTCTCATTCCGATTGAAGAACTGGAGAGGCGTATTGATGAGATGAAAGGTCTTGAGGAGAAAGAGATCTACGTTATATGCCGTTCGGGCCGAAGGAGTGTAACGGCAAGCAAGCTTCTTACAGGCCATGGATTTAAGAAGGTGTTTAATATAACCGGCGGCGTTATGGAATATAAAAAAATGAACTACCCTGTTGAGCAGGGAGGCCCCATTCCGTAA
- a CDS encoding YhcH/YjgK/YiaL family protein gives MIVTDLRSIDHQASMTPVIKKAIEFLRRPDILNMADGRVEIEGGQVFANIQRYETVIADVPKIEYHKKYVDIQYVASGEEVIGWAPADEVTVTEAYDADKDICFGTILKDKLTLVYMHAGQVAVFYPEDGHAPRLAAGAPSHVLKIVVKVAVVSEVAQKQPSFVPHP, from the coding sequence ATGATTGTTACTGATCTCAGGAGTATAGATCACCAGGCTTCAATGACGCCTGTCATCAAAAAGGCGATTGAATTCCTGCGCAGGCCGGATATCCTTAATATGGCTGACGGCAGGGTTGAGATAGAAGGAGGGCAGGTCTTTGCAAATATCCAGAGGTACGAGACTGTAATTGCAGATGTGCCAAAGATTGAATATCACAAAAAGTATGTTGATATCCAGTATGTTGCATCAGGCGAGGAGGTTATTGGCTGGGCCCCTGCTGACGAAGTAACTGTGACTGAGGCATATGATGCGGACAAGGATATCTGTTTCGGAACGATTCTAAAAGATAAGCTGACACTCGTATATATGCACGCCGGACAAGTAGCCGTGTTTTATCCGGAAGATGGTCATGCACCAAGACTTGCTGCTGGAGCACCATCCCACGTCTTGAAGATTGTCGTTAAAGTGGCGGTTGTATCCGAAGTGGCACAAAAGCAACCATCATTCGTTCCACACCCTTGA
- a CDS encoding UPF0175 family protein yields MATKTLSIRIEDDDYRFLSSLAKEEREDISKAVRELVDLGRIMFAIEKYRKSEASIEKAANLAGVSIAKMMDLFQEYGVEMNLEYEDYLKSLKAIKRIW; encoded by the coding sequence ATGGCCACGAAGACACTGAGTATAAGGATTGAGGATGATGATTACCGCTTTCTTTCCTCCCTTGCAAAAGAGGAAAGGGAGGATATATCAAAGGCTGTAAGAGAACTTGTTGATCTCGGCAGGATTATGTTTGCGATTGAAAAGTACAGGAAATCAGAGGCATCAATTGAGAAGGCTGCTAACCTGGCAGGCGTATCTATCGCTAAGATGATGGATTTGTTTCAGGAATATGGAGTAGAAATGAACCTTGAATATGAAGATTATTTAAAAAGCTTAAAGGCTATTAAGAGAATATGGTAG
- a CDS encoding TldD/PmbA family protein, with amino-acid sequence MQIATLKEIAAIGLAYIRTLPDVADAEIFVSSISHLLTRINFTSSIPCNGLEEPKSTLSYGIGVQIVFKDGDRKRIGFGSQAADITLDGVKEAVEKARLSAVEDPDFHSLPPPSAHPLMRPDYHDNAIMNLGDEGFVELGWRALEGAIKTFREHNITASVIIGGDVSIVQEKMAIASTTGVNAYDEAASASAFITAMIESDNAKGSGYEVEMRLGGFAPEKAGSSAAMSAIKSRHGRSVSSGKYNLILGPQPVADLLGNIILPSLNIAVVDAASSAFAGQYGKEVADRRISIYDDGALNDYPMSRRYTCEGLATGRTELIKAGVLTGYLSNNYYRNKVLNDSSANDKIGADPTTIESALIPRNGFRSGESMLRCFRGRPTIVPTNVIVETTGAIPSDELVRTVGDGIYIGRIWYTYPINGLLAGDFTCTVIGDSYLIENGRIAAPLKPNSIRLADNIRNLLNQVTGVTSDRKPTLLWGSPEVIYSPEIAVRDINVFSIGG; translated from the coding sequence ATGCAAATTGCCACATTAAAAGAAATCGCAGCCATTGGCCTTGCCTACATTCGCACACTTCCTGATGTTGCAGATGCCGAGATCTTTGTCAGTTCCATATCGCATCTCCTGACACGGATAAACTTTACATCATCCATCCCTTGCAACGGGTTAGAGGAACCCAAATCCACATTGTCTTATGGAATAGGCGTACAGATTGTGTTTAAAGACGGAGACCGAAAGAGGATCGGATTCGGCAGTCAGGCTGCTGATATTACCCTGGACGGTGTAAAAGAGGCCGTAGAGAAGGCAAGGCTCTCAGCAGTTGAGGACCCGGACTTCCATTCCCTTCCACCCCCGTCTGCTCATCCTTTAATGAGACCTGACTATCATGACAATGCCATTATGAATCTTGGAGATGAAGGGTTTGTGGAGCTTGGCTGGAGGGCGCTTGAAGGGGCTATTAAGACATTCAGGGAACATAATATTACGGCGTCAGTGATCATTGGTGGTGATGTAAGCATTGTCCAGGAGAAGATGGCCATAGCCTCTACCACAGGCGTTAACGCATATGATGAGGCTGCCAGTGCCTCTGCATTTATTACGGCGATGATAGAATCTGACAATGCCAAGGGAAGCGGATACGAAGTAGAGATGAGGCTTGGAGGATTTGCCCCTGAAAAAGCAGGCAGCAGCGCCGCAATGAGCGCAATTAAATCACGGCATGGCCGCAGTGTGTCATCCGGCAAATACAACCTCATACTCGGGCCACAGCCTGTTGCAGACCTGCTCGGGAACATCATTTTACCCTCACTTAATATTGCTGTTGTAGATGCCGCAAGCTCGGCATTCGCGGGCCAATATGGTAAAGAGGTTGCAGACAGGCGTATATCCATCTATGACGATGGCGCTCTAAACGATTATCCCATGAGCCGCAGGTATACTTGTGAAGGACTTGCAACAGGAAGGACTGAACTGATAAAGGCCGGAGTGCTCACGGGTTATCTGTCAAATAATTATTACAGGAATAAGGTCTTAAATGACAGTTCTGCCAATGACAAGATAGGTGCGGATCCGACAACCATAGAGAGTGCACTGATACCCCGCAACGGTTTCCGATCAGGTGAATCAATGCTCAGATGCTTCAGGGGAAGGCCGACGATTGTTCCGACAAATGTCATTGTAGAGACAACAGGTGCTATTCCTTCAGATGAACTTGTACGCACGGTCGGAGATGGTATATACATCGGCCGCATCTGGTATACGTATCCTATAAACGGTCTCCTTGCCGGAGATTTTACATGCACTGTAATAGGTGATTCATATCTTATCGAAAACGGCAGGATAGCCGCGCCCTTAAAGCCCAACAGCATCAGGCTGGCCGACAATATACGCAACCTGCTGAATCAGGTCACAGGTGTCACCTCTGACAGGAAGCCCACACTCCTCTGGGGCTCACCGGAGGTCATATACTCACCGGAGATTGCGGTCAGAGACATCAATGTCTTTTCCATTGGCGGGTAG
- a CDS encoding TldD/PmbA family protein, translating into MINNLGDLKHKISEFFTSYTIGLIDCLYADIRLEISDTRWASAEDGKPRSAGRDEGGSLGIRVIAGGEKKAPGYYGVIFSIKDLSRINEIIKDGLDHAHARAVANSRHKSRVASSIEGLSSILYSTSLAGVEIHRDTIPAVFKISPETVSPQDILSLVEDTSKIVRDVSAIRFNDITAYTQSIGTLFASTEGALIDQYYAYSQGNIYVVASGKEGQQELYESIGDQRGWEAVSGGVNAMGLNLPDFALRVARDAAELSDAKMLKTTEKEAVVVTDPYFNTLLSHEIIGHPMEADRVLKYETAYAGRSWFFKGLNDNYIGKMVTSPLITTYSDPALPGYGHYVYDHEGTKGKKVVHIEKGILKDFMNSRQTASLLGMTPNGSYTATDASLVPLIRMSTTVFASGNTDPMKIIGDVSDGYYLWGMHTPSISESRENFTISAIKTYRIHRGELKELYRGGGISADSMNFLMSIDAVGNDFRIYPIANCGKGQPMQTKRLGNGGPTLRGRARVVGGGG; encoded by the coding sequence TTGATAAATAACCTTGGTGACCTTAAACACAAGATCAGTGAGTTTTTTACTTCATATACTATTGGCCTCATTGACTGCCTTTATGCGGATATCCGCCTTGAAATAAGTGACACCCGCTGGGCATCTGCAGAAGATGGAAAGCCCAGGTCAGCAGGCAGGGATGAGGGCGGTTCACTCGGCATCAGGGTGATTGCAGGGGGTGAGAAGAAGGCTCCCGGCTATTACGGCGTTATATTCAGCATTAAGGATTTATCCCGCATAAATGAGATTATAAAAGATGGTTTGGACCACGCCCATGCACGTGCTGTTGCAAACAGCAGGCATAAGAGCAGAGTGGCGTCATCCATAGAAGGACTCAGCAGCATACTCTACAGTACATCTCTCGCCGGTGTGGAAATCCACAGGGATACAATTCCGGCGGTCTTTAAGATATCACCTGAAACAGTTTCTCCTCAGGATATTTTGTCCCTTGTTGAAGATACATCAAAAATCGTCAGGGATGTATCTGCAATCCGGTTTAATGACATAACTGCATATACCCAATCAATCGGGACGCTCTTTGCCAGCACAGAGGGCGCCCTTATTGATCAGTATTATGCGTACAGTCAGGGTAATATATACGTTGTTGCATCAGGAAAAGAGGGTCAGCAGGAGCTTTATGAAAGCATCGGTGACCAGCGCGGGTGGGAGGCTGTCAGCGGCGGCGTCAATGCGATGGGGCTGAACTTGCCGGATTTTGCCCTGCGAGTTGCCAGGGATGCCGCAGAGTTATCTGATGCAAAGATGCTGAAGACTACAGAGAAAGAGGCTGTAGTGGTTACAGACCCCTATTTCAATACGCTGCTGTCGCATGAGATTATAGGACACCCTATGGAGGCAGACAGGGTGTTGAAATACGAGACCGCCTATGCAGGCAGGAGCTGGTTTTTCAAAGGTCTTAATGACAACTATATAGGTAAAATGGTGACTTCTCCTCTGATAACTACATATTCTGATCCTGCCCTTCCGGGCTATGGTCATTATGTGTATGACCATGAAGGTACAAAGGGGAAGAAGGTTGTTCATATTGAGAAAGGTATTTTGAAAGATTTTATGAACAGCAGGCAAACAGCGTCTTTGCTTGGCATGACGCCGAATGGATCTTATACAGCAACCGATGCATCTTTGGTCCCTTTGATCCGTATGTCTACTACCGTATTTGCAAGTGGCAATACCGATCCAATGAAGATAATCGGCGATGTCAGTGACGGCTATTATCTGTGGGGGATGCACACACCTTCAATTTCAGAGTCGAGGGAGAACTTCACTATATCTGCCATAAAGACATACAGGATCCATCGGGGTGAGTTGAAGGAGCTCTACAGGGGCGGCGGCATCAGTGCAGACAGCATGAACTTCCTGATGAGTATTGATGCGGTCGGCAACGACTTCAGGATCTACCCCATTGCAAATTGCGGCAAGGGACAGCCGATGCAGACAAAGAGGCTTGGAAACGGCGGGCCTACCTTGAGGGGCAGGGCCAGGGTCGTCGGCGGTGGAGGATAA
- the trxB gene encoding thioredoxin-disulfide reductase, with product MSDDVRNVIIIGSGPAGLTAAIYAARADLKPLVIEGSQTGGQLTITTDVENYPGFPDGIMGPELVMDMKRQAERFETEFVSGDVMSVDFSKSPYTINTGDASYRARTIIIATGACARWLGIESESRLRGSGVSGCATCDGFFFKGMDIVVVGGGDTAVEEAVFLTRFANKVSLVHRRDQLRASKIMQEKAAKNEKLSFIWDSVVEDILGVDAGHVTGIRLKNVKTGAVSDVPCDGVFIAIGHTPNTKIFEGKITLDDKGYIILKERTYTNIPGVFAAGDVADPYYRQAITAAGMGCMAAIDAERFLEG from the coding sequence ATGAGTGACGATGTACGTAATGTTATTATAATAGGTTCAGGGCCAGCGGGGCTTACAGCAGCCATCTATGCAGCAAGGGCTGACTTAAAGCCCCTTGTGATAGAGGGTTCTCAGACCGGCGGCCAGCTTACAATAACGACTGATGTGGAGAATTATCCTGGTTTTCCAGACGGGATAATGGGGCCTGAGCTTGTCATGGATATGAAAAGACAGGCGGAACGTTTTGAGACGGAGTTTGTCTCAGGTGATGTGATGTCTGTAGATTTTTCCAAATCCCCGTATACGATAAATACCGGTGACGCCTCTTACAGGGCAAGAACCATCATTATTGCGACAGGGGCGTGTGCAAGGTGGCTTGGGATAGAGTCTGAGAGCAGACTTCGCGGCAGCGGCGTCTCAGGATGTGCTACCTGTGATGGTTTCTTTTTTAAAGGTATGGATATCGTAGTGGTGGGCGGCGGAGATACGGCAGTTGAAGAGGCTGTTTTCCTGACAAGATTTGCCAATAAAGTAAGTTTAGTTCACAGACGGGATCAGTTGCGTGCATCAAAGATAATGCAGGAGAAGGCTGCTAAAAACGAGAAGCTCTCTTTCATATGGGACTCGGTAGTTGAAGATATCCTTGGCGTGGATGCCGGGCATGTGACAGGGATACGGCTTAAGAATGTCAAGACCGGTGCTGTATCAGATGTCCCGTGTGATGGTGTCTTCATAGCGATAGGTCATACACCGAATACAAAGATATTTGAAGGCAAGATCACACTTGATGATAAGGGTTACATTATTCTCAAAGAGAGGACATATACAAACATCCCTGGCGTCTTTGCCGCAGGAGATGTTGCAGACCCATACTACCGTCAGGCAATTACTGCCGCAGGGATGGGATGCATGGCTGCGATAGACGCGGAGAGGTTTCTGGAGGGATGA
- a CDS encoding carbonic anhydrase, which produces MLSGFTGPNVLTSFNDDVNKPVIAKSAFVHQLASVIGDVNLGERVYVAPAASIRGDEGQPIHVGNDSNVQDGVVLHGLETMEEGKVIEKNQVEVGGNKYSVYVGDRVSMAHQSQVHGPALVGSDSFIGMQALVFKATLGDGVVLEPGAKVVGVKIASNRYVPAGSVITKQADADALPEITDTYAFKDLNKAVVHVNIQFADGYNGKKPAHHGEQDKKDEKHGH; this is translated from the coding sequence ATGTTGTCGGGATTTACAGGGCCCAATGTCCTGACATCATTTAATGATGATGTGAATAAGCCTGTGATTGCAAAATCGGCATTTGTCCACCAGCTTGCATCAGTGATAGGTGATGTCAATCTTGGTGAGAGGGTTTATGTGGCGCCTGCTGCATCTATAAGGGGTGATGAGGGGCAGCCTATCCATGTTGGGAATGACAGCAATGTGCAGGATGGCGTGGTCCTCCATGGACTTGAGACGATGGAAGAGGGGAAGGTAATAGAGAAGAATCAGGTTGAGGTCGGCGGCAATAAGTATTCTGTTTATGTTGGCGACAGGGTCTCTATGGCCCATCAGTCACAGGTTCATGGCCCTGCGCTTGTCGGCAGTGATTCCTTCATCGGGATGCAGGCCCTTGTGTTCAAGGCCACACTGGGAGACGGCGTTGTGTTGGAGCCTGGGGCAAAGGTAGTCGGTGTGAAGATTGCTTCTAACAGATACGTCCCTGCAGGCAGCGTAATAACAAAGCAGGCTGATGCAGATGCACTTCCTGAGATTACGGATACCTATGCGTTCAAGGACCTGAATAAGGCGGTTGTTCATGTAAATATCCAGTTTGCTGATGGCTACAATGGCAAGAAGCCGGCGCATCACGGCGAGCAGGATAAGAAGGACGAGAAGCACGGACATTGA